The following coding sequences lie in one Hydrogenophaga sp. PBL-H3 genomic window:
- a CDS encoding AAA family ATPase has protein sequence MTFNVSVICETTESRDRLVEQLKPMPDVQIHAHVGGVRQLQLVMQQDKPDAVVLEQGAPDESAFATIEVATTRASGVMLLLVSTDTSLATIKRAMRAGVRDVLPGPLNTDAVSITVDFLRESRANQSTFATHEGALFAFVPAKGGCGNTFIASNLAYQLAESGKRVLVIDLNLYFGDTAACLSDQRVETSVVDVARQAHRLDAALLNASVLKAGPTLHVLTAPELPYQVEEVTPDRLAAIVGLARTEYDFVLLDLSRTFDPTTVKALDLAERVFMVTQQTLPAVQDAKRVVKVFEGLGYSTEKVQVVVNRFIKGNPISVDDVEQATRLKVARVVPASGLGVLASVNQGVALVKLAPKDPVAKVLRDWAQELSPVTVKAGAKSWFANLRGTP, from the coding sequence ATGACCTTCAACGTATCCGTCATCTGTGAAACCACCGAGTCGCGCGACCGGCTGGTGGAGCAACTCAAGCCCATGCCCGATGTGCAGATCCATGCCCATGTGGGTGGTGTGCGCCAGCTGCAACTGGTGATGCAGCAGGACAAGCCCGACGCGGTGGTGCTGGAGCAGGGCGCCCCCGACGAGTCCGCGTTCGCCACCATCGAGGTGGCCACCACGCGGGCCTCCGGGGTCATGCTGCTGTTGGTGAGCACCGACACGTCGTTGGCCACGATCAAACGCGCCATGCGTGCCGGTGTGCGCGATGTGTTGCCGGGTCCGCTGAACACGGATGCGGTCTCCATCACCGTGGACTTCCTGCGTGAGTCCCGCGCCAACCAGTCCACCTTCGCCACGCACGAAGGCGCGCTGTTCGCCTTCGTGCCGGCCAAGGGCGGTTGTGGCAACACCTTCATCGCGTCCAACCTGGCTTATCAGCTGGCCGAGAGCGGCAAGCGGGTGCTGGTGATCGATCTGAACCTGTATTTCGGCGACACCGCCGCCTGCCTGAGCGACCAGCGGGTCGAGACCAGCGTGGTGGATGTGGCACGCCAGGCCCACCGCCTGGACGCGGCCCTGCTCAACGCCAGCGTGCTCAAGGCCGGCCCCACGTTGCACGTGCTGACCGCGCCTGAGTTGCCGTATCAGGTGGAGGAGGTCACGCCCGATCGCCTGGCCGCCATCGTGGGGCTTGCGCGCACCGAATACGACTTCGTGCTGCTCGACCTCAGCCGCACCTTCGACCCGACCACCGTGAAGGCGCTCGACCTGGCCGAGCGGGTGTTCATGGTGACCCAGCAAACCTTGCCCGCGGTGCAGGACGCCAAGCGGGTGGTCAAGGTGTTTGAAGGACTGGGCTACTCCACCGAGAAGGTTCAGGTGGTGGTGAACCGCTTCATCAAGGGCAACCCGATCAGCGTGGACGACGTGGAACAGGCCACCCGGCTGAAGGTGGCGCGCGTGGTGCCGGCCAGCGGTCTGGGCGTGCTGGCATCGGTGAACCAGGGGGTGGCGCTGGTGAAGCTGGCACCCAAGGACCCGGTGGCCAAGGTGCTGCGGGACTGGGCGCAGGAGCTTTCTCCCGTGACGGTGAAAGCAGGCGCCAAGAGCTGGTTTGCCAATTTGCGTGGGACCCCATGA
- a CDS encoding CpaF family protein: protein MNLRAVTPELRSPLRQNEPDAESDADSRALGTVSSEYHALKDKLHAQLLGRIDLEVMGSMKPERLREELGLLVERLIQEAGAALNAMERRRLTSDIQDEIMGLGPLEPLLADPTVSDILINGPKQVFVERRGRLELSEVVFSDTAHLMKIIDKIVSRIGRRVDESSPMVDARLPDGSRVNAIIPPLALDGPLVSIRRFATVPLTIQDLIDKRSLTPVLAELLSAMVRAKLNVLISGGTGTGKTTMLNVLSASIPHHERIVTIEDAAELQLQQPHVVRLETRPPNIEGKGEVNQRALVRNSLRMRPDRVILGEVRGAEVLDMLQAMNTGHEGSMATVHANTPRDALTRMENMAGYGGATISQDAMRHQISSAVNAVVQIARLNDGRRKLVSLSEITGMEGDVITMQEIYRFNQTGMDKDGLVTGHFRATGVRPKFMDRLKAYGLSVPDATFDPSLIYE from the coding sequence ATGAACCTTCGAGCCGTCACCCCGGAGCTGCGCAGCCCGCTGCGCCAGAACGAACCCGATGCCGAGTCCGATGCCGACAGCCGGGCCTTGGGAACTGTCAGCAGCGAATACCACGCCCTCAAGGACAAACTCCATGCCCAGCTGCTGGGCCGCATCGACCTGGAGGTGATGGGCAGCATGAAGCCCGAGCGGCTGCGCGAAGAGCTGGGTCTGCTGGTCGAGCGCCTGATCCAGGAGGCGGGCGCGGCACTCAACGCGATGGAGCGCCGCCGCCTGACGTCGGACATCCAGGACGAGATCATGGGACTGGGGCCGCTGGAGCCGCTGCTGGCCGACCCCACCGTCTCCGACATCCTGATCAACGGACCCAAGCAGGTGTTCGTGGAGCGCCGCGGCCGCCTGGAGCTCTCCGAGGTGGTGTTCTCCGACACCGCGCACCTGATGAAGATCATCGACAAGATCGTCTCGCGCATCGGCCGCCGGGTGGACGAGTCCAGCCCGATGGTGGACGCGCGCCTGCCCGACGGTTCGCGGGTGAACGCGATCATTCCGCCCCTGGCGCTGGACGGTCCGCTGGTGTCGATTCGCCGGTTTGCCACCGTGCCGCTGACCATCCAGGACCTGATCGACAAACGCTCGCTCACGCCGGTGCTGGCCGAGTTGCTGTCGGCCATGGTGCGGGCCAAGCTCAACGTCCTGATTTCTGGCGGCACCGGCACCGGCAAGACCACCATGCTCAACGTGTTGTCGGCATCCATTCCGCACCACGAGCGCATCGTCACCATTGAAGACGCGGCCGAACTGCAATTGCAGCAGCCCCATGTGGTGCGGCTGGAAACACGCCCGCCCAACATCGAGGGCAAAGGCGAGGTGAATCAGCGCGCGCTCGTGCGCAACAGCCTGCGCATGCGCCCGGACCGGGTGATCCTGGGCGAGGTGCGGGGCGCCGAGGTGCTTGACATGCTGCAGGCCATGAACACCGGCCACGAAGGTTCTATGGCCACGGTGCACGCCAACACGCCGCGCGACGCCCTGACACGGATGGAAAACATGGCCGGCTACGGGGGCGCCACCATCAGCCAGGATGCGATGCGCCACCAGATCAGCTCCGCGGTGAATGCGGTGGTGCAGATTGCCCGGCTCAACGACGGGCGGCGCAAGCTGGTGAGCCTGTCGGAGATCACCGGCATGGAAGGCGACGTGATCACCATGCAGGAGATCTACCGCTTCAACCAGACCGGCATGGACAAGGACGGCCTGGTGACCGGGCACTTCCGGGCCACGGGTGTGCGCCCCAAGTTCATGGACCGCCTCAAGGCCTATGGCCTGAGCGTGCCCGATGCCACCTTCGATCCCTCCCTGATCTACGAGTGA
- a CDS encoding type II secretion system F family protein codes for MNTSFALFVVLGFVAVVLLLEGLYVYWNDTKSPEVRRVGDRLRAISAGGQTEAGELKLLKQRLLSESPGFQNLLLRLPRARQLDQLMQQAGDANTVSHLLAISAMFGLAGLLVSLVLRFPWYTALAITLGLTALPLLNLVRKRNARLHKIEAQLPDAMDLMSRALRAGHAFPSSMAMVGSEAVDPIAAEFRITSDEIAFGVSVDAALNNLAARVPSPDMSYFVMAVIIQRETGGNLSELLGKLAELVRERFKLFAKVRALAAEGKLSAWILTGLPFCVAGAINILNPKYLSVLFTDPAGINVVYVALVMMALGIFFMWRIIDIKV; via the coding sequence ATGAACACCAGTTTTGCCCTCTTCGTGGTGCTGGGCTTCGTGGCGGTGGTGCTGCTGCTCGAAGGCCTGTACGTGTACTGGAACGACACCAAGAGCCCCGAGGTGCGCCGCGTGGGCGACCGGCTGCGCGCCATCTCCGCCGGCGGCCAGACCGAGGCTGGCGAGCTCAAGCTGCTCAAGCAGCGCCTGCTCAGCGAAAGCCCGGGCTTCCAAAACCTGTTGCTGCGCCTGCCGCGCGCGCGCCAGCTCGACCAGCTGATGCAGCAGGCTGGTGACGCCAACACGGTGTCGCACCTGCTGGCGATCAGTGCCATGTTTGGCCTGGCGGGCTTGCTGGTGAGCCTGGTGCTGCGTTTTCCCTGGTACACCGCGCTGGCCATCACGCTGGGCCTGACCGCCTTGCCCCTGCTGAACTTGGTGCGCAAGCGCAATGCGCGGCTGCACAAGATCGAGGCCCAGTTGCCCGACGCGATGGATCTGATGTCGCGTGCGCTGCGCGCCGGTCACGCGTTTCCTTCGTCCATGGCGATGGTGGGCAGTGAAGCGGTGGATCCGATCGCTGCCGAATTCCGCATCACGTCCGACGAAATCGCCTTCGGTGTGTCGGTGGACGCCGCACTGAACAACCTCGCCGCCCGGGTGCCGTCGCCCGACATGAGCTACTTCGTGATGGCCGTGATCATCCAGCGCGAAACCGGGGGCAACCTCAGCGAACTGCTGGGCAAGCTGGCCGAGCTGGTGCGGGAGCGCTTCAAGCTGTTCGCCAAGGTGCGCGCGCTGGCCGCCGAAGGCAAGCTCTCGGCCTGGATCCTGACCGGACTGCCGTTCTGCGTGGCCGGTGCCATCAACATCCTGAATCCCAAGTACCTCTCGGTCCTGTTCACGGACCCGGCAGGCATCAACGTGGTGTACGTGGCGCTGGTGATGATGGCCTTGGGCATCTTCTTCATGTGGCGAATCATCGACATCAAGGTCTGA
- a CDS encoding LytR C-terminal domain-containing protein: MKTSVFASTLLLGSLVGCATPTSAPHATAAQVPVTVMPAPAITPDMPASEVAYAMARQAHGQGQLRLAAEHYTRTLAADGRHVGALNGLGVIRAQEGFTAEALALFARSRDLSPLSAHVHNNLGYTLLQSDRLTEARLALRLAMDLDPGSLQTLQNLRLLSEAERRAQTAAAEMVREQPVVNASGEAAGALVVVAPQIYELRATTTLTATAPAIAAATVPATDLRRLRLEVTNGAGIERLARRTASQLAKSGVRVARLTNASPYRQVRTQIRYVAGQEAALQALVQHLPVAVERVAVPSLPAGMQLKLVLGRDFTGQAIAAWIHQQDAEQVTTRPQAVAPLS, from the coding sequence ATGAAAACGTCCGTGTTCGCTTCAACCCTGTTGCTCGGCAGCCTGGTGGGCTGCGCCACCCCCACCAGCGCGCCGCACGCCACCGCCGCGCAGGTGCCGGTGACGGTGATGCCCGCGCCGGCCATCACGCCCGACATGCCCGCCAGCGAAGTCGCTTACGCAATGGCCCGCCAGGCGCACGGCCAGGGCCAGCTGCGCCTGGCGGCCGAGCACTACACCCGCACGCTGGCGGCCGATGGGCGCCATGTGGGTGCGCTCAACGGGCTGGGCGTCATCAGGGCGCAGGAGGGGTTCACCGCCGAAGCCCTGGCGCTGTTCGCACGCTCGCGCGACCTCAGCCCGCTGTCGGCCCACGTGCACAACAACCTCGGCTACACCTTGCTGCAATCCGATCGCCTGACCGAGGCGCGGCTGGCGCTCAGACTGGCGATGGACCTGGACCCCGGCAGCCTGCAAACCTTGCAGAACCTGCGACTGCTCTCCGAGGCAGAGCGGCGTGCGCAAACAGCGGCGGCCGAGATGGTGCGCGAGCAGCCGGTGGTCAACGCCAGCGGCGAGGCCGCTGGCGCGCTGGTGGTGGTGGCTCCGCAGATTTATGAGCTGCGAGCAACGACAACCCTGACCGCCACGGCGCCGGCCATCGCGGCCGCCACCGTGCCCGCCACCGATCTGCGCCGCCTGCGCCTGGAAGTGACCAACGGTGCGGGCATCGAGCGGCTGGCCCGGCGCACGGCCAGCCAGCTCGCCAAGAGCGGCGTGCGTGTGGCGCGCCTGACCAACGCATCGCCCTACCGGCAGGTGCGCACCCAGATCCGTTATGTCGCCGGGCAGGAGGCCGCGTTGCAGGCGCTGGTGCAACACCTGCCCGTGGCCGTGGAACGGGTGGCGGTGCCTTCGCTACCCGCCGGCATGCAGCTCAAGCTGGTGCTGGGGCGGGACTTCACCGGTCAGGCCATCGCGGCCTGGATCCACCAGCAGGATGCCGAACAGGTGACCACCCGTCCCCAGGCGGTTGCGCCTCTGAGCTGA
- a CDS encoding type II secretion system F family protein, whose translation MNSQWMLLSLVFLSVAGATLGLTLWLNRSAGVKRRLDGLTETGSASGPGLEDAAQWQAKVVKAVGPVAKLSAPQEGWEGSSLRVRFMNAGLREASWPALFFASKTLLALLLPGVFMVYSGFSSVAMKFNTSLMILVVLLAVGYYLPNVILSHLVSKRRENLQNAIPDALDLMIVCVEAGLGLDAAMNRAAGEIGMRSQALSDELNLVALELRMGVKRELALRNLAMRSGVDDISSFVSMLVQSDRFGTNVAEALRVQAETMRTHRRLRAEERAAKIPLKLLFPLIFFIFPSLMVVLMGPAMISIYRVLLPTMGGN comes from the coding sequence ATGAATTCGCAATGGATGCTCCTTTCGCTGGTGTTCCTGTCGGTGGCAGGCGCCACGCTGGGCCTCACGCTCTGGCTCAACCGCAGTGCCGGCGTCAAGCGCCGGCTTGACGGCCTGACCGAGACCGGCTCCGCCAGTGGCCCGGGCCTGGAAGACGCGGCCCAATGGCAAGCCAAGGTGGTCAAGGCGGTGGGCCCGGTGGCCAAGCTCTCCGCGCCCCAGGAGGGCTGGGAAGGTTCGAGCCTGCGGGTGCGCTTCATGAACGCCGGCCTGCGCGAGGCCTCGTGGCCAGCGCTGTTTTTCGCCAGCAAGACCTTGCTGGCGCTGCTGCTGCCGGGTGTGTTCATGGTGTACAGCGGCTTCAGCAGCGTGGCCATGAAGTTCAACACCTCGCTCATGATCCTGGTGGTGCTGCTGGCGGTGGGCTACTACCTGCCCAACGTGATCCTTTCGCACCTGGTGAGCAAACGACGCGAGAACCTGCAGAACGCCATCCCCGACGCGCTGGACCTGATGATCGTCTGCGTGGAAGCCGGGCTGGGGCTGGACGCCGCCATGAACCGGGCGGCCGGCGAGATCGGCATGCGCAGCCAGGCCCTGTCGGACGAGCTGAATCTCGTGGCGCTGGAGCTGCGCATGGGCGTCAAGCGCGAGCTGGCGCTGCGCAACCTGGCGATGCGCTCCGGCGTGGACGACATTTCGTCTTTTGTTTCGATGCTGGTGCAGTCCGACCGCTTCGGCACCAACGTGGCAGAGGCCCTGCGGGTGCAGGCCGAGACCATGCGCACCCACCGGCGCTTGCGAGCCGAAGAGCGCGCCGCCAAGATCCCGCTCAAGCTGCTGTTTCCCTTGATCTTCTTCATCTTCCCGTCGCTGATGGTCGTGCTCATGGGGCCGGCCATGATCAGCATCTACCGCGTGCTGCTGCCCACCATGGGCGGCAACTGA
- a CDS encoding TadE/TadG family type IV pilus assembly protein — MKTLTSLPNPRRQARHRGAVAVEFALVLIPLITLLVGVVEYGRALHQYNTLAKSVRGAVRYLTIHNPSDPLYPVAAARCLVVHGNEGCTGAALVPGLTTDMIRVCNPVSSTDCPGETYSAVTTGLGLINLVEVRVVGFPFDTSLPFVPGLNDIQFNTIRATMRQVL; from the coding sequence ATGAAGACCCTCACATCACTGCCCAACCCGCGCCGCCAGGCCCGCCACCGTGGTGCCGTGGCGGTGGAGTTCGCCTTGGTGCTCATCCCCCTCATCACGCTGCTGGTGGGCGTGGTCGAGTACGGTCGCGCCCTGCACCAGTACAACACCCTGGCCAAGTCGGTGCGCGGGGCGGTGCGCTACCTCACGATCCACAACCCATCCGATCCTTTGTACCCGGTGGCCGCCGCGCGTTGCCTGGTGGTGCACGGCAACGAAGGCTGCACCGGTGCTGCGCTGGTACCAGGACTGACCACCGACATGATCCGCGTGTGCAACCCGGTGAGCTCCACCGACTGCCCGGGTGAAACCTACAGCGCCGTCACCACCGGCCTGGGTCTGATCAACCTGGTGGAGGTGCGCGTGGTGGGTTTCCCGTTCGATACCTCACTGCCGTTCGTGCCCGGCCTCAACGACATCCAGTTCAACACCATCCGCGCCACCATGCGGCAGGTGCTGTGA
- a CDS encoding TadE/TadG family type IV pilus assembly protein has product MATRNTSKISRQRGVAAVEFALLAIIFFSLLIGIMEMARVLFYVNTAAEVTRLGARMAVVCDVNDTDIKARMVNMLGVLQAGDITVTYAPNLCTASTCESVTVSVSKQVQTFIPFVPLTASLPSFSTTLTRESMASTGPGGEANPVCAPPISPSPTPP; this is encoded by the coding sequence ATGGCCACCCGAAACACCTCGAAGATCTCCCGCCAGCGTGGCGTCGCCGCGGTCGAGTTCGCTCTGCTGGCGATCATCTTCTTCTCGCTGTTGATCGGCATCATGGAAATGGCTCGCGTGCTGTTCTACGTCAACACCGCTGCCGAAGTCACCCGCCTGGGCGCCCGCATGGCGGTGGTGTGTGATGTGAACGACACCGACATCAAGGCCCGCATGGTCAACATGCTGGGCGTGCTGCAAGCCGGCGACATCACGGTGACGTATGCGCCCAACCTGTGCACGGCAAGCACCTGCGAATCGGTCACGGTCTCCGTGAGCAAACAGGTGCAGACCTTCATTCCCTTCGTGCCGCTGACCGCCAGTCTGCCGTCGTTTTCGACGACGCTGACCCGCGAGAGCATGGCCAGCACCGGGCCGGGCGGCGAAGCCAACCCCGTGTGTGCGCCCCCCATTTCTCCTTCTCCCACTCCTCCATGA
- a CDS encoding type II and III secretion system protein family protein, which yields MKTPVLHALAVGLLFTQTLAQAQTAVTRGVTTSKTAPVPPVAEPVADATVGPTMNLTIGKSTLLRMPSAVTRISLGNPGVADVTLISPTELYLLGKTYGSTNLIVWRKGAGPTAIDVNVNIDHQRMQAKLRELLPNEKGIEVRPAADSVILTGVVSSATKARAADEIANAFVRDVNRSLVLPVVAGDNRAESGKTLAVGTGSSDGGSQANNAKVVNLLSIAEAQQVMLEVTVAEVSKTLVDKLGANLLFRRTNAQGNGPGNWTYGIEAALGGDGRGLLSAIKNNGNGIVIDAEKKDGLVKILAEPTLVAISGQEASFLAGGKIFIPVARSNDNGGTTITLEEKEFGVGVKFTPTVLEGGRIHLKVAPEVSELSQTGSPFTTVNGSTAILPSFTTRRAQTSVQLMDGQSLAIAGLIKNNVTQSLDAVPGLGEVPVLGNLFRSNEFQGDRSELMFVITPRLIKPLDAGYALPTDGYTPPSRSGFYLGNQLEGSGRADVPADRARPDTPTTPAAPAGGLQVK from the coding sequence ATGAAAACACCCGTACTCCACGCCTTGGCGGTGGGCCTGCTGTTCACGCAGACCCTGGCGCAGGCCCAGACCGCAGTGACCCGCGGCGTGACCACCAGCAAGACCGCACCGGTGCCACCAGTGGCCGAGCCCGTGGCCGACGCCACCGTCGGGCCCACGATGAACCTGACCATCGGCAAGTCCACGCTGCTGCGCATGCCCTCGGCCGTGACCCGTATTTCACTGGGCAACCCCGGTGTGGCCGACGTGACGCTGATCAGCCCGACCGAGCTGTACTTGCTGGGCAAGACCTACGGCTCGACCAACCTGATCGTCTGGCGCAAGGGCGCGGGCCCCACCGCCATCGACGTGAACGTGAACATCGATCACCAGCGCATGCAGGCCAAGCTGCGCGAACTGCTGCCCAACGAGAAGGGCATCGAAGTGCGCCCGGCGGCCGACTCGGTGATCTTGACCGGTGTGGTGAGCAGCGCGACCAAAGCCCGCGCCGCCGACGAGATTGCCAACGCTTTCGTGCGTGATGTGAACCGCAGCCTGGTGCTGCCGGTGGTGGCCGGTGACAACCGTGCCGAATCCGGCAAGACGCTGGCGGTGGGCACTGGCAGCAGCGATGGCGGCTCGCAGGCCAACAACGCCAAGGTGGTGAACCTGCTGTCGATTGCCGAGGCCCAGCAGGTGATGCTGGAGGTGACGGTGGCCGAGGTCTCGAAAACCCTCGTCGACAAACTGGGTGCCAACTTGCTGTTCAGGCGCACCAACGCGCAGGGCAACGGGCCGGGCAACTGGACCTACGGCATCGAAGCAGCGCTCGGTGGCGACGGTCGTGGCCTGTTGAGCGCCATCAAGAACAACGGCAACGGCATCGTGATCGACGCCGAGAAGAAGGACGGACTCGTCAAGATCCTGGCAGAGCCCACCCTGGTGGCCATCAGCGGGCAAGAGGCCAGTTTCCTGGCCGGCGGCAAGATATTCATTCCCGTGGCCCGCTCCAACGACAACGGTGGCACCACCATCACGCTGGAAGAAAAAGAGTTTGGTGTGGGCGTGAAATTCACCCCCACCGTGCTCGAAGGCGGGCGCATCCACCTCAAGGTGGCGCCCGAGGTGTCCGAGCTCTCGCAGACCGGTTCGCCCTTCACCACGGTCAATGGCAGCACCGCCATCCTGCCGAGCTTCACGACCCGCCGCGCGCAAACCTCGGTGCAGCTCATGGACGGCCAGAGCCTGGCCATCGCCGGCCTGATCAAGAACAACGTGACGCAATCACTGGACGCCGTGCCCGGCCTGGGCGAGGTGCCGGTGTTGGGCAACCTGTTCCGCAGCAACGAGTTCCAGGGCGATCGCAGCGAACTCATGTTCGTGATCACTCCGCGCCTGATCAAACCGCTGGACGCTGGCTACGCACTGCCCACCGACGGCTACACGCCACCCAGCCGCTCGGGGTTTTACCTGGGCAACCAGCTCGAAGGCTCGGGCCGTGCCGACGTGCCAGCCGATCGGGCCAGGCCCGACACCCCCACCACCCCCGCTGCCCCTGCCGGCGGCCTGCAAGTGAAGTGA
- a CDS encoding pilus assembly protein TadG-related protein: MTHQHCHRRPAARKQQRGAIAIIVGITLAVLIGFVGLALDLGKLYIAKTELQNAADACALAAARELTGTNASQLDIAEAAGITTGTRSAVMFQSEAVLLGVDQDVSFSATLNGSYQTKSAFLSATEIAALRYARCTATRGNIVNWFIQVLNVYPGVNIGNQTVVSTAAATLAPAQTTCAIPVGICSSALKDASGAAKPKGTWLEGAMGPGAQNLTGNFKWIDFTPPSGGASELAGILKGAGTCNLPSVGTEVGQAGVISSLADEWNSRFGVYKGSTKLQDITPDFTGYAYTDTNWPSKFGAYNNFATQRGSNAALQSDTVTGLKIQGSVISSTDLKARGADRRLNIVPVVDCDEFLTGTTAPVEQWACILMLHPINNSAGGGGGATGSTRMFLEYRGASNDPSSPCASLGLPGTGTVGPLVPVLVQ; this comes from the coding sequence ATGACCCACCAGCATTGCCACCGCCGCCCCGCCGCTCGCAAGCAGCAGCGTGGAGCCATCGCGATCATCGTGGGCATCACGCTGGCGGTGCTGATCGGTTTTGTGGGTCTCGCGCTGGATCTGGGCAAGCTCTACATCGCCAAGACCGAGCTGCAAAACGCGGCCGACGCTTGCGCGCTGGCGGCAGCGCGCGAACTCACGGGCACCAATGCCAGCCAACTCGACATTGCCGAGGCGGCGGGCATCACCACCGGCACCCGAAGTGCCGTGATGTTCCAGAGCGAAGCGGTGCTGCTCGGCGTCGACCAGGACGTGAGCTTCAGTGCGACGCTCAATGGTTCCTACCAGACGAAGTCGGCCTTCCTGAGCGCCACCGAAATCGCTGCGCTGCGCTACGCCCGCTGCACCGCCACCCGCGGCAACATCGTCAACTGGTTCATCCAGGTGCTCAATGTGTATCCCGGCGTGAACATCGGCAACCAGACGGTTGTCTCCACCGCTGCGGCCACCTTGGCACCGGCCCAGACCACCTGTGCGATTCCCGTGGGTATTTGCAGCTCGGCGCTGAAAGACGCCAGTGGTGCAGCCAAACCCAAAGGCACCTGGCTGGAAGGCGCCATGGGTCCCGGGGCACAAAACCTCACCGGCAACTTCAAGTGGATCGACTTCACCCCGCCCAGCGGCGGTGCCAGCGAACTTGCAGGCATCCTCAAGGGTGCGGGCACCTGCAACCTGCCATCGGTGGGCACGGAAGTGGGGCAGGCTGGTGTGATCTCGTCATTGGCCGATGAGTGGAACAGCCGCTTCGGTGTCTACAAGGGAAGCACCAAGCTGCAGGACATCACCCCCGATTTCACGGGCTACGCCTACACGGACACCAACTGGCCGAGCAAGTTCGGCGCCTACAACAATTTCGCCACCCAGCGTGGTTCCAACGCGGCCCTGCAGAGCGACACGGTCACCGGACTCAAGATCCAGGGTTCTGTCATCAGCAGCACGGACCTCAAAGCACGCGGAGCCGATCGGCGCCTGAACATCGTGCCGGTGGTGGATTGCGACGAGTTCCTGACCGGTACAACGGCTCCGGTGGAGCAGTGGGCCTGCATCCTGATGCTGCACCCGATCAACAACAGCGCGGGCGGTGGTGGCGGAGCCACGGGCAGCACACGCATGTTCCTGGAATACCGGGGCGCATCCAATGACCCCTCAAGCCCTTGTGCTTCGCTCGGTCTGCCTGGAACAGGAACGGTCGGGCCACTGGTGCCGGTGCTGGTGCAATGA
- the cpaB gene encoding Flp pilus assembly protein CpaB, whose translation MQSKRALIMLALSVLAGLAAVILAARWMGQQAAGEKSSVLVATRDLELGQAITAQMLQPIAWPAGSQPEGSFNDVKLLEGRVVRAGIYKGEPVLEPKLAPEGTKAGLDSVIKPGHRAITVKVNEVVGVAGFLAPGSYVDLLVNINDDRDKSISRVVLERIMVLAVAQEANRPDNSKARVVNAVTLEVLPEQAEKIDLARNVGTLSLMLRNQVDIEGTPTNGITREDLFDPTAAAKKTAAAPAPQPQATPVRRAAPRPAAPRPVTEAAGTVEVIRGTQKSTSNF comes from the coding sequence ATGCAAAGCAAACGCGCATTGATCATGCTGGCGCTGTCGGTGCTGGCGGGCCTGGCGGCCGTGATTCTGGCTGCCCGCTGGATGGGTCAGCAGGCTGCTGGCGAGAAATCGTCGGTGCTGGTGGCCACCCGCGACCTGGAGCTGGGCCAGGCCATCACGGCGCAGATGCTGCAGCCCATTGCCTGGCCGGCTGGCAGCCAACCCGAGGGCTCGTTCAACGACGTCAAGCTGCTCGAAGGCCGCGTGGTGCGCGCCGGCATCTACAAGGGCGAGCCGGTCCTGGAGCCCAAGCTGGCGCCCGAGGGCACCAAGGCCGGTCTGGATTCGGTCATCAAACCCGGGCACCGCGCCATCACGGTGAAGGTGAACGAGGTGGTTGGCGTGGCCGGCTTCCTGGCCCCAGGCAGCTATGTCGATCTTCTGGTGAACATCAACGACGACCGTGACAAGTCCATTTCGCGGGTCGTGCTCGAACGCATCATGGTGCTGGCCGTGGCGCAAGAAGCCAACCGGCCTGACAACAGCAAGGCCCGTGTGGTGAACGCGGTCACGCTGGAAGTGCTCCCCGAGCAGGCCGAGAAAATCGACCTGGCGCGCAACGTGGGCACGCTGTCGCTGATGCTGCGCAATCAGGTTGATATTGAAGGCACACCCACCAACGGCATCACCCGCGAGGACCTCTTTGATCCGACCGCCGCCGCGAAAAAGACGGCTGCTGCACCAGCGCCGCAGCCGCAGGCAACACCGGTTCGCCGCGCCGCCCCGCGTCCGGCCGCACCCCGCCCAGTCACCGAAGCCGCCGGCACCGTGGAAGTCATCCGCGGCACGCAGAAGTCCACGTCCAATTTCTGA